One Ignavibacterium sp. DNA segment encodes these proteins:
- a CDS encoding PfkB family carbohydrate kinase, with translation MILIVTLNPLLERRFLFNKINFGSINHCNSSSTALGGKGLNVSRQLKIFGVNSFNFFFSGGTNGKLFREIAKDSGLEFTYIQTKSETRHAAVIIAEKEKQVSTFFSQNPEITEAEADEFKSKLDKMIQNCEVVVFSGSSPCKSTDSIIPFGIKLANKYDKISVCDTYGSHLNDCIEASPTMLHNNFNEIKTSLNINLQTENDVRKFLTYCNDKNIKRTFLTNGDKEFYASNFDYHYKIQPIKISESDSTGCGDCFVAGLVFNWIRSEVFEETLKFSTALAGLNASKLSVAEVEVNEIENFINQVHISSVGKKAKIIDDSPHEI, from the coding sequence ATGATATTGATTGTAACACTAAACCCGCTGCTTGAGAGACGATTTTTATTTAATAAAATTAATTTTGGTTCAATTAATCATTGTAATTCCAGTTCTACTGCACTTGGCGGCAAAGGTTTAAATGTAAGCCGTCAGTTAAAAATATTCGGAGTCAATTCATTTAACTTCTTCTTTTCCGGCGGTACTAATGGGAAATTATTCAGAGAGATTGCAAAGGATTCCGGACTTGAGTTTACATACATCCAGACAAAATCAGAAACAAGACATGCGGCTGTAATCATCGCAGAAAAAGAAAAACAGGTCTCTACTTTCTTTTCACAAAATCCTGAAATTACAGAAGCAGAAGCTGATGAATTCAAATCGAAGCTTGATAAGATGATTCAGAATTGTGAAGTAGTGGTGTTTTCAGGAAGTTCACCTTGTAAATCTACTGATTCAATTATTCCGTTTGGAATAAAGCTTGCAAATAAATATGATAAAATCTCCGTTTGTGATACCTATGGTTCACATTTAAATGATTGTATTGAAGCTTCACCAACTATGCTCCATAATAATTTTAATGAGATAAAAACCAGTCTTAATATTAATCTTCAAACTGAAAATGATGTCCGTAAGTTTTTGACTTATTGCAATGATAAAAACATTAAGAGAACTTTCTTAACAAATGGTGATAAAGAATTCTATGCATCAAATTTTGATTATCATTATAAAATACAGCCAATAAAAATCTCTGAATCAGATTCGACAGGATGCGGTGATTGCTTTGTTGCCGGACTTGTTTTTAACTGGATAAGATCGGAAGTTTTTGAGGAAACACTAAAATTTTCAACTGCATTAGCAGGATTGAATGCATCTAAGCTAAGCGTAGCAGAAGTAGAAGTAAATGAGATAGAAAATTTTATAAATCAGGTGCACATAAGTTCAGTTGGGAAAAAAGCAAAGATAATAGATGACTCGCCTCACGAAATTTAG
- a CDS encoding GWxTD domain-containing protein, whose protein sequence is MKFFSLIVFIIILNISLSAQGKDPTINQKQLLEPTYYQDFVNFYSGSGSTSRVDIFIQVPYKNLQFVKSNQGFTAKYSVTASVLDSSKKKLIVEKTWNETINVIDYNIATSKENYNLSKRSFELAPGNYFIRTMLEDKDSRKEAFGENSFTVKAYDKNISLSDILFISTKEPAQTKNEIIPNVSRNIPSSKDRVKFYFELYLKDTIDSRLTFEYTVLSSENTLVHKEIEDRNIKSGANQILYAFKEFPFDLGIYTLSISVSDSTEKVIDKTSKIFFSHWKGLPAIITDIDKAIAQTLYIATPAELDYMQSGETVQEKTKRFLEFWKKKDPSPNNDENEFLDEYFRRVAYTNENFSSYIEGWKSDRGMVYIILGAPNNIDRHPFEYDSKPYEVWEYYELNRSFVFLDQTGFGDYRLITPLTGDLYRYRY, encoded by the coding sequence ATGAAATTTTTTAGTCTAATTGTATTTATTATTATCCTTAATATTAGCCTTTCAGCGCAGGGAAAAGATCCCACTATCAATCAAAAACAACTATTGGAGCCGACCTATTATCAGGACTTTGTTAACTTTTACTCTGGCTCCGGCAGTACATCCCGTGTTGATATTTTTATTCAGGTGCCGTATAAAAATCTTCAGTTCGTTAAATCAAATCAGGGCTTTACTGCTAAGTATTCGGTAACAGCATCAGTGCTTGATAGCTCGAAGAAAAAGTTAATTGTAGAGAAAACCTGGAATGAAACGATAAATGTAATTGATTACAATATCGCAACTTCAAAAGAAAATTATAATTTAAGCAAGCGCTCTTTTGAATTAGCACCGGGTAATTATTTTATAAGGACAATGCTTGAGGATAAAGATTCCAGAAAAGAAGCATTCGGTGAGAATAGTTTTACAGTCAAAGCTTACGATAAAAATATTTCACTAAGTGATATCCTCTTTATATCCACTAAAGAACCTGCTCAGACAAAAAATGAGATAATTCCAAATGTTAGCAGAAATATCCCATCATCTAAAGATAGAGTAAAATTTTACTTTGAGCTTTATCTGAAAGATACTATTGATTCAAGATTGACTTTTGAATATACCGTACTCAGTTCTGAGAACACATTAGTACACAAAGAAATTGAAGATAGGAACATTAAATCGGGTGCAAATCAGATTTTATATGCTTTTAAAGAGTTTCCATTCGATTTGGGAATTTACACTCTATCAATTTCCGTTTCGGATTCCACAGAAAAAGTAATAGACAAAACAAGTAAAATATTCTTTTCTCATTGGAAGGGTTTGCCTGCAATTATAACTGATATTGATAAAGCTATTGCTCAGACACTTTATATTGCAACACCTGCTGAGCTTGATTACATGCAAAGCGGTGAAACGGTACAAGAAAAAACAAAAAGATTCTTAGAGTTCTGGAAGAAGAAAGACCCATCACCCAATAATGATGAGAATGAATTTCTAGATGAATATTTCAGGAGAGTAGCCTACACTAATGAAAATTTTTCCAGCTATATAGAAGGCTGGAAATCAGACAGAGGTATGGTTTATATTATTCTTGGAGCACCAAATAATATTGACAGGCATCCTTTTGAGTATGATTCAAAACCTTATGAGGTGTGGGAATATTATGAGCTTAACAGAAGTTTTGTCTTTTTAGATCAAACAGGTTTTGGAGATTATAGGTTAATTACACCTTTAACCGGAGATTTATACAGATATAGATATTAA
- the rimO gene encoding 30S ribosomal protein S12 methylthiotransferase RimO, whose protein sequence is MTNKVSVITLGCSKNTVDSERLMKQIQLNKIGLVEDPNKADTVIINTCGFIELAKEESINTILEAVAMKNSGIIKKVIVAGCLSERYKDELLKEIPEVDVYFGTENYEGIIKELGGNLKRELLGERLLTTASHTAYLKISEGCDHPCSFCAIPLMRGLHKSKPIEELFSEAEFLAKNGAKELILIAQDTTDYGKDIYGKKSIVDLLRKLSGINGIEWIRLMYAYPSHFPDELIEEIKTNPKVLKYVDIPLQHISDDVLRSMRRGVTAERTKVLLNKLRTEIPDVTIRTTFITGYPNETEKDFTELCDFVRKEKFDRIGTFTFSVEENTASFILGDPVSEEEKENRKSILMEIQKEISLEKNETFIGKKLKVLIDSIEGGFYIGRSYRDAPEVDGEVLIPAKDNELEIGKFYDIVINDCDEYDLYGNLLQSERNS, encoded by the coding sequence ATGACTAACAAAGTATCTGTAATAACTCTTGGTTGTTCAAAAAATACAGTTGATTCAGAAAGACTAATGAAACAAATTCAGCTTAATAAAATCGGATTAGTCGAAGATCCAAACAAAGCTGATACAGTAATAATCAACACTTGCGGTTTTATTGAATTAGCAAAAGAAGAATCTATCAATACTATTCTTGAAGCTGTAGCAATGAAAAACAGCGGGATTATAAAAAAAGTTATTGTTGCCGGCTGTTTATCTGAACGATATAAAGATGAATTGTTAAAAGAGATTCCTGAAGTGGATGTTTATTTTGGAACTGAAAATTATGAGGGAATAATCAAAGAACTTGGCGGCAATCTTAAAAGAGAACTGCTCGGTGAAAGATTGTTAACAACTGCATCTCATACTGCCTACTTAAAAATTTCTGAAGGATGCGATCATCCCTGCTCTTTTTGTGCAATACCGCTTATGCGCGGGCTGCATAAATCCAAACCGATAGAAGAGCTTTTCAGCGAAGCTGAGTTTCTTGCAAAAAACGGTGCTAAGGAATTAATTTTAATTGCTCAGGATACAACAGATTATGGCAAAGATATTTATGGCAAAAAAAGTATTGTTGATCTGTTAAGAAAACTGAGCGGGATTAATGGAATAGAATGGATTAGATTGATGTACGCTTATCCATCTCACTTCCCTGATGAACTGATAGAGGAAATAAAAACAAATCCTAAAGTTCTTAAGTATGTTGATATACCGTTACAGCATATTTCAGATGATGTTTTAAGATCTATGCGCAGAGGAGTAACCGCTGAAAGAACAAAAGTATTGCTTAATAAATTACGGACTGAAATTCCTGATGTAACAATAAGAACTACATTTATTACCGGTTATCCAAACGAAACCGAAAAAGATTTTACAGAACTTTGCGATTTTGTACGTAAAGAAAAATTTGACAGGATAGGTACTTTCACATTTAGCGTTGAAGAAAATACTGCCAGTTTTATTCTTGGTGATCCTGTATCGGAAGAAGAGAAAGAAAATAGAAAAAGTATTTTGATGGAGATTCAGAAAGAAATATCGCTTGAAAAAAATGAAACATTTATTGGGAAGAAATTAAAAGTACTGATCGATTCGATTGAAGGCGGGTTTTATATAGGGCGCTCTTACCGCGATGCTCCTGAAGTAGATGGCGAAGTTTTAATACCGGCAAAAGATAATGAGCTTGAAATTGGTAAATTTTATGATATTGTTATTAACGATTGCGATGAGTATGATTTGTACGGCAATTTATTGCAATCAGAAAGGAATTCCTGA
- a CDS encoding phosphatidate cytidylyltransferase, with protein MKLGNTAIRIIVSVIAIPALLLMAYFGGVYFLSFVLIITGISFYEYAVMAKKKNANANVYPGLISVIILILNQYSHFFSQYHFLIVVFIILLIIELFRNYDSAILNLGSTLLGIFYFGLFGSALVGIREFYPVSTGLYINGAYLIITVFAAIWICDSAAFFGGTALGKHKLFLRVSPKKSWEGAVFGFVFAILTMISAKYLVLDFLTIKDVIIIGFIIGTFGQIGDLVESLIKRDAGVKDSSNLIPGHGGIFDRFDSLLFSSPIIYLYLTYLV; from the coding sequence ATGAAATTAGGTAATACTGCAATTCGAATAATAGTTTCAGTAATTGCTATACCAGCGCTTTTGTTAATGGCATACTTTGGCGGAGTTTATTTTTTAAGCTTTGTTTTGATAATTACCGGTATTTCATTTTATGAATATGCTGTTATGGCTAAAAAGAAAAATGCCAATGCAAATGTATATCCGGGATTAATTTCTGTAATAATATTAATTCTTAATCAATACAGCCACTTTTTTAGTCAGTACCATTTTTTAATTGTTGTTTTTATAATTCTTCTGATAATTGAATTATTCAGAAATTATGATTCAGCAATACTTAATCTTGGTTCTACATTATTAGGAATATTTTATTTCGGTTTGTTCGGAAGTGCTCTTGTTGGTATCAGGGAGTTTTATCCGGTGTCAACCGGATTATATATTAATGGTGCATATCTGATAATTACTGTTTTTGCAGCAATCTGGATTTGTGATTCAGCAGCTTTTTTTGGAGGAACAGCACTCGGTAAACATAAACTATTTTTAAGAGTAAGTCCCAAGAAAAGCTGGGAAGGCGCAGTATTCGGATTTGTCTTTGCAATACTTACAATGATATCAGCAAAATATTTGGTACTTGATTTTTTAACAATTAAAGATGTAATAATAATTGGATTTATAATCGGAACATTTGGTCAAATCGGTGATCTTGTTGAATCTCTGATAAAGCGTGATGCAGGGGTAAAAGACTCATCAAACTTGATTCCGGGACACGGAGGAATATTTGACCGCTTTGATTCGCTGTTATTCTCTTCGCCAATAATTTATTTGTATTTAACATATTTGGTTTGA
- a CDS encoding CPBP family intramembrane glutamic endopeptidase, whose translation MDNLEKNEEHEHGPDKDSEELVETAKENQPGYDPDDDLVFTISPVAAAFIGLAGGFLLYQIVGGFLTILILGMNLEAVPVNNLRLMTMAGQILFILLPALLFAKWIYNDVGKIIRIRKPKLIETGFFTLGMIILTPLLQVYLYIQNYFFDILAKNLSFFNSVKSFFDILNDMVEKTYKNLLEASNVFELLLVILVIAIVPAISEEAMFRGFIQRSFELKYRKYIAAGITALFFSLFHANPYGLIPLFVLGFFFGFAAYKSKTLLVPMFLHFLNNFSAVILYHTVGDEELIKSDPAVNQNELSSYVMMFFVLVILFAALIVLINKYYLKRTT comes from the coding sequence ATGGATAACTTAGAAAAAAACGAAGAACACGAACACGGACCTGATAAAGATTCTGAAGAATTAGTTGAAACTGCAAAAGAAAATCAACCCGGGTATGATCCGGATGACGATTTGGTATTTACCATTTCACCTGTTGCAGCAGCATTTATTGGTTTAGCCGGAGGATTTTTATTATATCAGATTGTTGGCGGATTTTTAACAATATTAATACTTGGAATGAACCTTGAGGCAGTTCCGGTTAATAATTTGCGCCTGATGACAATGGCTGGACAGATTCTGTTTATTTTATTACCTGCGCTGCTATTTGCAAAATGGATTTATAATGATGTGGGTAAAATTATCCGCATTCGTAAACCAAAACTAATTGAGACCGGATTTTTTACTTTAGGTATGATTATACTTACACCGCTTTTGCAGGTTTATCTCTACATACAAAACTATTTTTTTGATATACTTGCAAAGAACTTGTCATTCTTCAATTCTGTAAAATCTTTCTTCGATATTTTGAATGATATGGTTGAAAAAACCTATAAAAATCTTTTAGAAGCTTCAAATGTTTTTGAATTGCTGCTGGTTATCTTAGTTATTGCAATTGTGCCAGCAATATCGGAAGAAGCAATGTTCAGGGGTTTTATACAACGAAGTTTTGAATTAAAATATAGAAAATATATCGCTGCAGGTATAACGGCATTATTTTTCAGCCTTTTCCATGCAAATCCTTATGGACTGATACCTTTATTTGTATTAGGTTTCTTTTTTGGATTTGCTGCATATAAAAGCAAAACTCTTTTAGTTCCGATGTTTCTTCATTTCTTAAATAATTTTTCGGCTGTAATTCTGTATCATACAGTTGGTGATGAGGAATTAATTAAATCAGACCCGGCTGTTAATCAGAACGAACTGAGTTCTTATGTAATGATGTTTTTTGTACTTGTAATTTTATTTGCAGCTTTAATCGTTTTAATAAATAAATACTATTTAAAAAGAACAACATAG
- the miaB gene encoding tRNA (N6-isopentenyl adenosine(37)-C2)-methylthiotransferase MiaB, whose amino-acid sequence MYIETYGCQMNVADTEIVLGILKKQGFNVTDKPENADVILLNTCSVRDNAEQRIYGRIGNLKTLKHSKPGLVLGILGCMAERLKKDLIENKKVVDIVVGPDEYRRLPEYIDVAFNGDKGIGVKLSRTETYDDIEPYREDGLSAWISVMRGCDKFCTFCVVPFTRGRERSRSLSSVVTELEELSKRGFKDVSLLGQNVNSYLDDRNDFADLLAAAAKVDPAMRIRFTTSHPQDISDKLLNTIAEYPNLCNYIHLPVQSGSNRILELMNRTYTVEHYLNIIEKAKKIIPGVSFSTDIISGFPTETWEDHLATIEVIKQVRYDGAYMFKYSPREGTKAYKMNDDVPEDVKSKRLQEIIDLQQQISYEKNQELIGKEEIVLVEGFSKKSDEFFSGRTDTNKVVIVPVNEKIKVGQYIKVCINKATSGTLFGNYLSHIYPEKVGVALTV is encoded by the coding sequence GTGTATATAGAAACGTATGGCTGTCAGATGAATGTAGCTGATACTGAGATAGTTCTTGGAATTTTAAAAAAGCAGGGTTTTAACGTAACTGATAAACCTGAAAATGCTGATGTTATTCTGCTTAATACCTGCAGTGTTAGAGACAATGCAGAACAAAGAATTTATGGCAGAATTGGTAATCTGAAAACATTAAAACATAGTAAACCAGGATTAGTTTTAGGAATACTTGGTTGTATGGCTGAAAGACTGAAGAAAGATTTAATTGAAAATAAAAAAGTTGTTGATATAGTTGTTGGACCCGATGAATATAGAAGATTGCCCGAATACATAGATGTTGCTTTCAATGGTGATAAAGGAATCGGGGTTAAACTATCCCGAACTGAAACTTATGATGATATAGAACCATATCGTGAAGATGGGCTTTCTGCCTGGATTTCGGTAATGCGCGGCTGTGATAAGTTTTGTACATTTTGCGTAGTGCCATTTACACGCGGAAGAGAAAGAAGCCGTTCACTTTCATCTGTAGTAACAGAATTAGAAGAGCTATCCAAAAGAGGATTTAAGGATGTTTCATTGCTTGGACAGAATGTAAACTCTTATTTGGATGATAGAAATGATTTTGCTGATCTGCTTGCTGCTGCCGCAAAAGTTGATCCTGCAATGCGGATAAGATTTACTACTTCTCATCCACAGGATATTTCTGATAAACTGCTTAATACAATTGCTGAATATCCAAATCTTTGTAATTATATCCATTTACCTGTTCAATCAGGATCAAACAGAATTTTAGAATTGATGAATCGAACTTATACAGTTGAACACTATCTTAACATTATTGAAAAAGCGAAGAAGATTATTCCCGGTGTAAGTTTTTCAACCGATATAATCTCCGGTTTTCCAACAGAGACCTGGGAAGATCATCTTGCGACAATTGAAGTGATAAAGCAGGTTAGATATGATGGTGCTTATATGTTCAAATACTCGCCGCGTGAAGGAACAAAAGCATACAAAATGAATGACGATGTTCCTGAGGATGTTAAATCGAAAAGACTTCAGGAGATTATAGACTTACAGCAGCAAATATCGTATGAAAAAAATCAGGAATTGATTGGTAAGGAAGAAATTGTTTTAGTTGAGGGATTCAGTAAAAAGTCCGATGAGTTTTTTTCCGGCAGAACAGATACAAATAAAGTTGTAATAGTTCCTGTCAATGAAAAGATTAAAGTTGGTCAATACATAAAAGTCTGTATTAACAAAGCAACCTCAGGTACATTATTCGGAAACTATCTTTCTCATATTTACCCGGAAAAAGTAGGTGTTGCTCTTACAGTATAA